CTGCTTCCTGCCCGGCAATGGGCTCCAGATTATCTACATTGCCCTGGAAAATATATCTACAATAATTAAATGCCCAGTTCTTCTTCTCTTCTGCGAATAATCGAGAGAAGTTCCTTATGCACTTTATCAGGTAGCGGCTCGGGCTTATGGGTCTCGAGAATTTCTCTTGCTTTTTCATCACAGGATGCGGTCAAGTCTTTTGAACCGCGTTCAGCCCAGAACTGGCGCATCCGTCGATCAATCAGTTTTGGCTCTGAAAGCTTTCTCATGTGCTTGTATGTATGATCCTCGGCTAAGAAGTGTCCCCGTGCACCTACACTTTTGATCACATCCACAGCCAGGGTTTCATCATTTACCGGAATTCCTTCCAGGACTTTTCTCGTCATGGCAATGATCTCATTGTCCATAACCAGCTGCCCGAAGCTCATGGTCAGCCCCATCTCCAACATCCCCCCGCCGTAGATCATATTGGCCCCTGCCAATGCCGGCAGCAGGGTAGTCAGAGTTTTTTCATGCCCTGATTGCGCATCTGAAATCTTGCTGTCTCCCTAAGTACCCGCTACATAACTGGGAAGGCGGTACATCTGAGCCAGCTTGGCAACAGCAGCGCTGATTAAACCAAGTTCAGGGCAACCAACTGTAGCTGTTGTCAGCTTCAGATCAATCATTGAAGTGGAACTGCCGTACATCACAGGTGCCCCTCTGCGCGTAAGCTGGGCCAGAACAATCCCGCCCAGTACCTCTGCATTGTGAGTAACCAGGGTACCGGCCAGGGTTACCGGCGACGTTGCTCCCGCCAAAGCCATCGATAAAATATTCTGGGGAAGATTCGCCCGGGCATATTCGATGATCGGGTCAGCACAACCTTCAGAAATAGTCAGCGGACTTTGTGGACATGTACAACCCGAGACAATCGGTCTGTCTTTTAAGTTCTCCATTCCCCCGGCCACCGCAGCTGCCATTTCAATTAGCAGTTGGGCTGAACGTTTATCGTGACAGGGCTGCGGAACATGCTTGGTGGTGTTCGATACCGTAACCTCGTAATTATGAAGACTTTCCATTTCAGGATGAACATCCCTGGGAGCAACAGTATTTTCAAGCATATCGTATTGATCAAGAGCATCGACTAGCCTGGCCACATTTCCCTTGTCGGCCTTTGTTGACTGCCGGTATTCACCGGTATAGGGATCTATAACCATAACCCCTTCTCCGAAAGGACAAAAATTTACCCTTCCGCTCTCCAAAACAATGTCGTTTTTTGGATCCCGTCCTGCCAGAAAAACCTTTTTCGGTGCGGAAGTAATCGCGTCTTCGACGATATGAACCGGGATTTTTACTGTTTTACTGTCCCTGTCTACTATGCAGCCTCCATTTTCATAAATATCAATCGCATCGTTACTCTGAACGTATAAGCCGGTATACTCCAAAACTTCAAGAGTCGCATCATGGATCATTTCCAGATCTTCTCTGCTGAAGAGGCTAAGACTACAACCGATAAAGGTGTTCCTGCCAGCTATCGGATTTCTTTTCAATAGTGTCACCTGCCTTACAAATTATTTTAATCCTGTTGCTTTTTTAAAGCGCTCAACTGAGTTAATATTAATACCAAGCACTCTGGCAATCCGGATCTTTGCCCCTATACCTTTTGCTGATCCCGGTTCGGGCATTGAATAACCTAATCCCAATAATTTTCTTATATCACGCATTACAGAGCAATCGCTTAACTCAAAAGAGGTAACTCCCAATCTATCGGCTACATACTTCTTTGCGGAGTCGAGCTTCATTCCTTTCGACAGCTGCATTCTTAGCACCAGATCTCCGGCCGTTCGAATGCCGCCCATTCCGACTGCGACTTCCTGTGTAGCTTCATTACCAAAAGGATCACCTGAACCTACCTATAAACCATCTGCTTTACCAATCTCGATCAGCGCCTTGGCTGCTCTTGAAACGGTATCTACGGGGGGAACCGGTGTCATCGGTGTAGCGCCGACGCCCATACCAACATTAGCATGAACAGGTATGTTGGCAGCTTCCGTGCAGGCTTTCATAAAGGTTACGGTCCTGGCCAGGTTCCAGGGAAAAGTTTTATTACTATTGGTATTTATAACAGGGCCAAATATACTTACCCCTGCCTTCTCGGCAAGTTCAACCTGTCGGTGTGGGTACAGACCGGCAACTCTTATACCTCCAAATTCTAACTTGCCATGCATGCCCAAAATAAATTCCCCGGCCATTCCCATCTCTATACCCAGGTGAGGATATTTTTCCTTTATAGCCCTGATAGCCAGGAGTGCAGCCAGTACATCGGCATCTCCTGAAGCACCGCAGGTATCAAAATTCATTCCGTCCGCGCCTGCTTCATACATACCGCCCGCAATATAAACCATGTCTTTGACTGCATGCTCAATCGCTTCTTCCTGGGCATATCTGGCCTCTTCAATTTTCCCCTGCGGCAGAAGTTCCGACCAATTTTCCACCGGACCGTCCGGTTTGGTATAGAGTCCCAGGTTGGGCATTGCCCCGTAAAGAACCGGCATTACTGTATTGAGTTGGATATTTTCCATAACCTTTACTTCGTCATGCAGAATTGCTTTTACTGATTTATAGCTGTAGTCAATATTGCCCAGGTCTAGGGAGTCAGCACACAGCACCTTCTCATGAACCTGAACAGCAGTTGCCCTGTCCATAGAAATATCCGACTGGTAATTGATCTTGAATGCTCCCGAGTCTGAAGAGGTTACCACTTCTTTGCCTTTCAATACGCTGCAGACATTTACCGGTGAGGTAATAATTTCAAAAAGATAATCAATTTCATCACCTGATAAATCTGCAATTTTCCCCCGTTCAGCAGCATCTGCGGTACCGGTCTTAAGGTCAGTGTAAATTTCATCTGAAGTAAGATATACTCCCGAACCATCACCCATTCTTGTAAAGTGTTTTTCCAAGTTAACACCTCCCATCTATTCTTTATTCAGGGGTACCGGAAATTGATTGCATTCGATCACCCTTAATCCCCAGGTAGATAAAATAAATGGTATAAAATGCTGCTACAACCGCGCCGGGGAATGATGCGATCTCGTTAAATAGAGCTAAAGCCAGGGTTGATGAAAAAGCAGCTGTTTTTATTGTCGCCAGCAGAATATAGCTCTGTCTCTCCGGGTGAGCGATAGAGAGTTTTTTACCCATATAATCGACAAAGTAAGCCAGAAAAAAAGTACTCATAAAAGCGATAATAATTACCCGGATGAGTAGATTTGGCTCAGATAGAAATAAAGCACGATTTAAACCGACTACAGAAAATATAACCACGAAAAAACACCAATTGATGATCGTACCTTTATACTTTTCTATGTAAGAATTAATTTTTAAAAAGCATAGTACCCTTGATAGGACGAGCGGGATTAGGATATACTGCGTCATGGCATATACCAGTCTGCTGGTGGGGACAGAACTTCCTCCGATAAAAACAGAAACCATGATAGGAGTGATGATGATGGATAAGAAAAATGCACCATATAAACCAACCAAAGTCAGTCTTGTATCACCTTTCAGAATATAGGTGAATGGTATAACCACGACGCCCGGTGGTCCGGCAGCAACCAAAACATAGCCTGCCCAAAGGTCCGGTTCAGGTATGAGCCACCAGGCTAACAGCAATATCAGGGATCCCAAAACAAAATAGTTAAAGAAAACTCCGGCTACAATCGGCTTTATAGTTTTGGAGACGGGTATGAAGTCTGCAATACTTATTTGAGTGATCGATACTGTTAGGGCAATGAGAAGTGCAGGAAATGTTGCAGAACTTGTATATTTCGCCAGATCACTGAATATTAAACCCCCGGCAAAAGCAGACACCATGATAAAAGTGCGATTGCGCAAAAGAGAGATTACTCGGTTGGTCATATGGGTGGACAGACCTTCTTTTTATTAGTATGCCTTAAGATAATCATATCAAATATTTGCGCTCTTGTAATATATATTCGTTTCTCAGAGGAATGTTGTTCGAGTCTCTTAAGTTAAGGTGGCAGATAAATAAAATGACCATATGACAAGAATAATGTTTCAGAAAATCTTATCTGATGAAGAAAAACACTATCGTGAGTTCACAAAACTGCTTGAATAAGGGCTTGATAAACGACTGATAACTATACCAATATGACCAATCGTTTATTCTCTAGTACTGCAAACATGACAAGCAAAAACCCGCATTTTTAGCGGGTTAGGTTGGAGCCGGCAAGAGGACTTGAACCCCCAACATGCTGATTACGATTCAGCTGCTCTACCATTTGAGCTATGCCGGCATTGTGCATAAAATATTATAGCCTAGTTCACCGGTCTCTTCAAGAAGATCCCTGTTCAAGATAGGTCCGGGCCAGGTTAATATATCTCCGGTACATTCCATCTGCCCCGGGAGCTATATAAACATTTTCACCCAGGATTGGACTTTGCTCTTTGAAAGGTAAGACCGGCATCTGTAACCCCCCTTTTTAACTTTAATCAATCTAATTTTTTAACTCAATACTGCCCCATGCGGCAACCCTGCTGCCGTAAATGATTAAAATCCCTTTGATACCCTCAATGCTTTTCCCAAAATCAATTGCGCTTTCCATATCATCCGGGTTTTTAACCAGGTTACCCAATGCTGTGGCCACCGCATCGGCTAAAGGAGCTGATTGTGAGACAACTATCGCAGCATCGGCATTTCCAAAACTTATAGAAGGTCCGACTGTTCCGGAAGAAGTACAGATACCCGAGGGAGTATTTTCTGGATTTACCCTGAGAGCCAGTTTGCCGCTAAGGGGTGAATTTCCGGCATAAATTCCAACTGTAACCGGCTTTTCAACATTCAGGTAGATATCTCCACCATTTTCAACAATTACTTCCGGAGAAAAACTGTTAATATATATTCCGACGGCTTCTGCAAATGCTCCTGCCACGGCAGCCATCGGTCCAACTCCAGCCCGGTTTCCTGCCCTGGTCATAACTTTAAGAATTTCCGGAGCATCAGGTGTAAGAATGCAGGGTTTGAGGCTGGCCAATATCTCAGGATGTTCTTTTAAATATGATTCAAGGGGCTGCCTCATATTCCAGATTTGCTTTTCAACAAGGGAGGGCAGCTCTGCATGATAAGTATCACGGCTCACAGCAATCCATAAATCGGTTTCTTTAATAGCTACGGAGAAAGAGGTCAACCTTGGTTCGGCTATCCTATGCCGGTAAAACCTATTACTGCTCATCTTGAATATTCATTATCGGCGAGAGTTTCCATTGCCCTGGCCGGACAGGCTTTCAAACAGAGTTCGCAAACCACACATTTTTCTTCAATAAATCTCACGGTCATCTCAGGCCGGTCAAATACCAGGGCATCAGTGGGACAGATCACAGTACATGCTCCACAATGCGTGCAGAGATCTTCGCGCCAGATTATCTGCTGTTCAAGGCCGATTATCTGCAGACCCTGACTCCTCATCCAATCAAGAGCTTTTTGGTAGCTCGATTCATCTCCGCTTAGTTCCATCATCAGGCGGCCTTCTTTGTTCGGATTAATATCAGCCCGGAGAATATTAACCTGCAGGCCAAAATCCTTGATCAGATGATAGATGGTGGGCTGCTCAACTAACTGTGGTGGGAACCGAAGAACAACTTTTTGCTTGATCATTGATTGTCCTCCTGCTCTTCCGGATCTCTCTGGGGCATGGTTTTGAGAGTTATCCCGGCCTCAACTGACGGAAGTAATGCTGCCGGTTGGGTTAGTTCAAATTGCCCTGCTGTTATCCAGGATTTTAAAGTTTCTGCAATCTCTCTGGCACCCGCGTAACTTGACAGTGATGCCGTGGGGATCGATTTACCGTTGATTGTAATGGATCCGCTCTTAAGCTGGGCATAACTCACCAATCCGAGATTTCCGGCTTCGCGATTTGGGTATGCATGTGAGTAATCAACTACCGGTGCAAATATATCTTCATCCCGGACAGCGCAATAATTCATTATTTCTTCATCAAGGATGGGTATAGGGATGCCAATTCCAACCTGAAGGGTCGCACCGTAACCAAGGTAACTCAATCCCCTTAACCATCTTTGCTGCATCTGCTTCAGGTCTCCGATTAAAGCCAGTGTCCCGGCGGGAGACGTGGGAGTTCCGTTTTCCGCCCTACCGGCGGAAGGATTATGTTGAGTGCCATGCCAGGCTACATAGCCAATCCCTCCACCAAGGAAAATACGGGTCCCTATGCCGGTTACTTTAAGCAAAGGATCATTGAAAAGAGGGCTTAACTGGCCGGCAGAGCTGTAATTCGCATTTCCCATATTAGGTTTGAGGATACCCATGTAAGTATAGATCGTCTTTTGGCCAGAATTGATTGCCACATTATAGTTCTGATAGGCATTACGGGGGTTGTATAGTGTGGCTTCGTTGATCTCAGACAACCGGAATTTAGTCTCGATTTTTTTCAGGGGATAGCAATCGGTCCCATATGCTGTTGCCTCCAGCCTGATCTCTTTGCCGGCAACAAGATCCTCAATGACATGGCCGCCGCCATATGGGAATTTTCCGGGGTAGAAGTGATTGGCCGGATCAGAATCAGGGATGGCTGTAGCTCCGAGATAGAGATCAACGGCAGCGATGCCGGTATAAGCCGGAACGCTGTTTAACCAGGCATTTTGTATTTTTATCCGGGGTTTGGGATGTCCCACATTTAAAAAAACACCTGAGGAACACATAGGGCCAAATGTTCCCGTCGTAACAACATCAACATATTCGGTAGCAGCAGCCGCTCCTTTTTCATCTACCAGGTTGATAACCTCTTCTGCAGTGAAAACAACCGCTTTGCCCTTTTTAATTTTTTCATTAATTTCTTCTATACTTTTCTTGACTTTCAACGAGCCCTCCTCCAATACCTGAAATGCTTGATATATTCTTCAAAAGCTGATTAGCAATAAATCTTTGCAAGAATTAAACTACTTGTTACTCTTAAATCAATCATATTTCCTCTTTTTTATTAGTCTGCAATCATTGACGCCAGGTCAACAACCCTGTTGGAATAAGCCCATTCATTATCATACCAGGCCAACACACGGGCAAGGTTATCTCCGATCACCATAGTTGATTGCCCATCTATAGTTGATGAAAATGGGTTGCCTTTATAATCAACTGAAACAAGGGGCTCATCACTGTAAGCCAGGTATTTTGAACCGGCAGCTGCTTTTTTGAAAACGTCATTAATTGCGCCGACTGAGGCCGTCTTTTTCAGCTGAACCACAAAGTCGACCAGGGAAACTGTCGGCGTGGGGACCCTGATTGCCAGGCCATCTATCCGGCCTTTAAGTTCCGGAATTACTTCACCCACGGTTTTTGCCGCACCGGTTGATGTAGGAATAATCGATAAAGCCGCCGCCCTGGATCGCCGCAGATCAGAGTGTGGGAAATCAAGAAGTTGCTGATCGTTGGTATAGGCGTGCGCAGTATTCATTAACCCTTTTTCAATACCAAAATTTTCATGGAGTACCTTAGCAACCGGAGCAAGCGCATTTGTGGTGCAGGATGCGTTGGAAATTAGAAAATGCTGATCGGGATCATAAAGGTGATCATTAACCCCTAATACAATTACAATATCTGCTTCAGCCGGTGCCGTAATGATAACCCTTTTTGCTCCAGCACTTAAATGCTTGGAGGCAGCATCACGTTTGCGGAAGATCCCGGTCGATTCTACAACAACTTCTACATCAGATTCCTTCCAGGGAACAGAGGCGGGATCTCTTTCTGAATATACTTTGATCTGCTCACCGTCAATAAGAAAACCTTGATCATTGAGCTTAACGTCTGCATCAAGGATGCCGTAAACAGAATCATATTTCAGAAGATGGGCCAGGGAAGCATTGTCAGAGAGGTCATTTATTGCTACTACCTTGACTCCCTTATTTATTAAGGCAGCCCGCATCGTCAATCTACCTATCCTACCAAACCCGTTAATACCGATTTTTAGCATAAAACACCCTCCTGTGAATATATTTGAACGATTTAAATTCTTTTGCCTTATAGTATATCATGAATATTAACGTTATATCGTTGCTCCGGATGAAGGCTCCAGATAAAATGGGTTAGCATAGATCCATGGCCGTGGCCGACCGACCAGCGGCTTGTAAAAGACTTCAACTCTATATACACCAGGAGTTGTAGGCTGGAAGACCATTTCCCCGGATTGAGATTGGTTGATAACTTTACCATCGCGGATCATTCTTATAACTGATCGCTTGAGCGGTGAAGTCACTATCAATATTATATCTTTGTCATAGGCCAGGGTGCTGCCGGGCAAATACTTGATTTGTTCAGTAACTGCATGATAGTTAAAATTTTTTGCAGGATATAAACTATCAAAAGCAAAATAACAGTTGCCGGCCTCCAGCGCATTCAATATCTGCTTTTTAGCTTCTACAAAATTATTACTAAGCTCCCTGCCTAAAATAATATATGTTTTTATCGTTTTAAAAATATATTTGTAGGAAAATATTTTCACCCGGAGAAATCCAATACTATAATTGAAAGCGTGAGCATCGGTGCTTCCTATACCCACAACTTTATGGCCGGAAGTGGTATAACAATCCCAAAGTTTTAAAATGTCGGCAGGGGGACTATCCATGGCGCCTTTTCTGTCGAATATAAAGCTGTACACTGTTTTTATAAGTGAGGGGTGCCGGCCGCGCCAATGCGAAGTATAATTCCATATTTCCATGCCGTTAAAATGAAAAACCGGCCAGTTAATCCATGGATAAGCCTTACCTTTTTCGATATAAGCGGAGCCCTTTTCAAAGGGGTGAGCAATAAATCCAATACCACCTGCATTACGGACAGCATCGATCAATTGTTGAGGGTTGTTCTCATTAGACTCGATGAGTTGCTCCGTGTTTAAAACGAGGTAGTGGTTGTGTAATCGGTTAATCTCAACACCGACCAGAACAGCAACTCCCTGGTGGATTGTCTCTTCGTTCAGGCCTTCAAGTGTTTCATGATCAGTAATTATAATATAGCTTAATCCGGCAGAAGCAGCAGCCTGTGTAATTTCTGCCATATCTCCGCTACCATCCGAGTAGCGGCTGTGAATATGTATGCTTCCCGGATAATTAAACATTGTTTTGAGCAAACCTTATTGACTTAATCTCCTGAGAGTTTTCTTGTCACAATCCCTGCCTGAAAAGAATTATTGATGAGGGTGTTACCATTATATCAGTAGTTTAAAGGTGATATTTTTTAACGGTCAACATGCCTACATTTTAGCCCTGACTACATCTTTAATTTTCATCAACCGGGTTAGCGCCCCACGTTCATTTTCATCAAGTTTCATGGTTATGTATTTTATTGTTTCAGCAAGTTTTGGTATTAATACATATTCCAGGGCATTAACCCGACGGCGTGTTTTTTCGATTTCTTCGGCCAAAAGATATACGGCCTTTTCAACTTCGGCCAGTTCCATCAACCGGGGAAGAATACCGGAAAGTGTTTCAATAGATGTATCCAACTCAGCAGAAGTATCAGCAAAACCGTATGGGTAAATGCTCCCACCCTCTTCGCGTGTTAAACCTTCTTCTGCCCAAGAAAATTTAGGAGCGTAAACGCTCATAATGTTCTGCTTGCTGATTTCCAGGTTAAGCCTTTTTGTAGGATACATTAAGGCCTCTTCGAGATTTTCCTCAGGCATAACTGCCCGGGCCAGCAAGAATTTGGCAAAGGCCTCCGATAGCTCTTTTTCAATATCTTCCCGGAGTTCTTTATTCTTACGAACCAGTATCAGAAACTGACGGATCAATTCGTCTCTTTTGTCTTTGAGCAGTTTATGGCCCCGCTCCGCCATTTTTAATCTTTTTTTCAGGCGGTTTAGCTCCATGCGGGTTGGGTTGACCCGAATTTCCATGAACTAAACCTCCTCCTGGTCGGATAGATACTTGTCCAGATACTCGTCACGAACCCTCTTTAATTCAGCACGCGGCAGGTAGGCTAAAAGTTCCCAGCCGAGATTCAATGTTTCTTCAATGCTGCGGTCTTCTTCTTCACCCTGGGTTACATAACGGCCTTCAAATTCATCGGCAAATCGCGAAAATTTCTTGTCGGCTTCTGAAAGCGCCGCTTCACCGAGAATGGCTGCCAGTTCCTTGACTTCCTTGCCCCGGGCATAAGCCGCATATAGCTGGTTCATCGTATCTGCATGGTCTTCCCTCGTTTTACCTATTCCTATTCCCTTGTCTTTTAATCTTGAAAGTGAAGGCAGAACATCAATAGGTGGATATAAACCTTTCCGATGCAGTTCCTGGCTCAGAATAATCTGCCCTTCAGTGATATATCCGGTCAGGTCAGGAATCGGATGGGTTATATCATTTTCCGGCATGGTCAGGATTGGTAACTGAGTAATTGAACCAGTCCGTCCCTGAATCCTCCCGGCTCTTTCATAGATGGATGAAAGGTCGGTATATAAATATCCGGGATATCCACGGCGGCCGGGTACTTCTTTACGGGCAGCTGAAATCTCCCTCAGCGCTTCAGCATAGTTTGTAAGGTCGGTCAGAATAACCAACACATGCATATCCTTCTCGTAAGCCAGATACTCTGCTGCTGTCAGGGCCATACGCGGAGTAGCAATACGTTCGATTGCCGGGTCATCAGCCAGGTTAATAAATAAAATTGCCCTTTCTATTGCCCCGGTTTTACGGAAGTCTGTAATAAAATAGTCCGCTTCTTCAAAGGTGATACCCATGGCAGCAAATACAACAGCAAAATTAGATTCCCCACCAAGCACCTTGGCCTGACGGGCAATCTGTGCTGCCAGCCGGGAATGGGGGAGTCCTGAGCCGGAAAATATAGGTAGCTTTTGACCCCTAACCATTGTGTTCATTCCATCGATAGCCGAGATTCCGGTTTGAATGAATTCAGAAGGGTAATCCCGGGCATAAGGGTTAATCGGGAATCCATTTATATCAAGTCGTTTTTCAGGAATAATTCGCGGACCCTTGTCCCGTGGTTGTCCCAAACCACTGAAAACCCGTCCTAACATATCCATCGATACAGGAAGTTCAATTGATTTACCAAGGAAACGGACCTTTGTTGAACCAATATTCAATCCTGTAGATCCTTCAAAGATCTGGACCAGAGCCCTGTCACGGTCCACTTCAAGAACCTGACCACGCCTGACTTCTCCTCCTGCCAGTTCAATCTCAGTTAACTCACCATATTTAATGCCTTCAACATTCTCAACCAACATCAGAGGGCCGGCTACATCGACGATTGTTTTGTACTCTTTAAGCATCTCCATCTCCTCCTTCACCGGCTAATGAGGCAACCTGTTCTTTTATTTCAATCCTGATCTGTTCCAACTCTTTCAGATCCTCTTCGGGGACATACCTTGCCCTGGCAATTCTTTCCCGTACGACCAGCGAGAAGAGCTTATTCAAGTCGAGATCTATCTCTCCTTTTTCAACAAGCGCACCGGCTTCATGATGGAAAGATAAAATCAAATCGAGCATAATAAACTGCTTATTCAGTGAGCTGTATGTATCAATTTCATGCATCGCATTCTGATGCAAAAAGTCTTCGCGTAAAGATTTTGCCGTCTCTAACGTCAATCGTTCTTTTGCAGAAAGAGCATCTACTCCAACCAGACGTACAATCTCCTCTAATTCGGCTTCTTCCTGAAGTAACCTCATTGCCTCACGGCGCATCTCGTTCCATTGCTCACCAACAGTATCTCTAAAATAGGAGGCTACATTGTCAAGATACAGTGAGTAACTGAGCAGCCAGTTAATGGCCGGGAAGTGACGTCTGTAGGCAAGAGTGGCATCAAGTCCCCAGAAGACCTTCACGATTCTAAGCGTTCCCTGGGATACAGGCTCTGAAAGGTCGCCACCGGGAGGTGAAACTGCTCCTACAACGGTTAAAGCTCCTTCCTTTTCATCACTACCAAGACAGATTGTCCTACCTGAACGTTCATAAAAATCTGCAAGTCGGGAGCCAAGATATGCGGGATAACCTTCTTCTCCGGGCATCTCTTCAAGACGTCCGGACATCTCACGCAGCGCTTCAGCCCAACGGGATGTTGAATCTGCCATAAGCGCGACACTATAACCCATATCCCTAAAGTATTCTGCAATCGTTATTCCGGTATAAATAGAGGCTTCCCTGGCAGCAACAGGCATGTTAGAAGTATTGGCGATTAGCACGGTTCTTTTCATCAGCGGTTCACCCGATTTAGGGTCTTTTAATTCAGGGAACTCGAGAAGAACATCGGTCATCTCGTTTCCGCGTTCACCACAACCAATATAGACTACTATTTCAGCATCAGCCCATTTAGCCAGCTGGTGTTGAGTAACTGTTTTTCCGCTGCCGAAAGGTCCGGGGATACAGGCAGTCCCACCTTTGGCTACCGGGAAAAAGGTATCTATAATTCTTTGTCCTGTAATCATCGGGATATGCGGCCCCATTTTTTCTTTGTACGGCCGCCCTTTGCGGATCGGCCATCTTTGCATCATCGTTAATTCAACCGGTCCATTATC
This is a stretch of genomic DNA from Bacillota bacterium. It encodes these proteins:
- a CDS encoding NIL domain-containing protein — protein: MIKQKVVLRFPPQLVEQPTIYHLIKDFGLQVNILRADINPNKEGRLMMELSGDESSYQKALDWMRSQGLQIIGLEQQIIWREDLCTHCGACTVICPTDALVFDRPEMTVRFIEEKCVVCELCLKACPARAMETLADNEYSR
- the gap gene encoding type I glyceraldehyde-3-phosphate dehydrogenase → MLKIGINGFGRIGRLTMRAALINKGVKVVAINDLSDNASLAHLLKYDSVYGILDADVKLNDQGFLIDGEQIKVYSERDPASVPWKESDVEVVVESTGIFRKRDAASKHLSAGAKRVIITAPAEADIVIVLGVNDHLYDPDQHFLISNASCTTNALAPVAKVLHENFGIEKGLMNTAHAYTNDQQLLDFPHSDLRRSRAAALSIIPTSTGAAKTVGEVIPELKGRIDGLAIRVPTPTVSLVDFVVQLKKTASVGAINDVFKKAAAGSKYLAYSDEPLVSVDYKGNPFSSTIDGQSTMVIGDNLARVLAWYDNEWAYSNRVVDLASMIAD
- a CDS encoding V-type ATP synthase subunit D — translated: MEIRVNPTRMELNRLKKRLKMAERGHKLLKDKRDELIRQFLILVRKNKELREDIEKELSEAFAKFLLARAVMPEENLEEALMYPTKRLNLEISKQNIMSVYAPKFSWAEEGLTREEGGSIYPYGFADTSAELDTSIETLSGILPRLMELAEVEKAVYLLAEEIEKTRRRVNALEYVLIPKLAETIKYITMKLDENERGALTRLMKIKDVVRAKM
- a CDS encoding V-type ATP synthase subunit A, whose translation is MDVGRIIKVSGPLVVADNMKDARMYDMVRVSEARLLGEIIELRGDQASIQVYEETGGLGPGEPVYTTGDPLSVELGPGLIEAIFDGVQRPLDVIREQVGDYITRGVEVSPLSRNRKWEFVPKVNVGDKVEAGDIIGTVQETTLVEHRVMAPPMCASGIVKEIKSGEATITDMIALIETDNGPVELTMMQRWPIRKGRPYKEKMGPHIPMITGQRIIDTFFPVAKGGTACIPGPFGSGKTVTQHQLAKWADAEIVVYIGCGERGNEMTDVLLEFPELKDPKSGEPLMKRTVLIANTSNMPVAAREASIYTGITIAEYFRDMGYSVALMADSTSRWAEALREMSGRLEEMPGEEGYPAYLGSRLADFYERSGRTICLGSDEKEGALTVVGAVSPPGGDLSEPVSQGTLRIVKVFWGLDATLAYRRHFPAINWLLSYSLYLDNVASYFRDTVGEQWNEMRREAMRLLQEEAELEEIVRLVGVDALSAKERLTLETAKSLREDFLHQNAMHEIDTYSSLNKQFIMLDLILSFHHEAGALVEKGEIDLDLNKLFSLVVRERIARARYVPEEDLKELEQIRIEIKEQVASLAGEGGDGDA
- a CDS encoding UPF0280 family protein; the protein is MSSNRFYRHRIAEPRLTSFSVAIKETDLWIAVSRDTYHAELPSLVEKQIWNMRQPLESYLKEHPEILASLKPCILTPDAPEILKVMTRAGNRAGVGPMAAVAGAFAEAVGIYINSFSPEVIVENGGDIYLNVEKPVTVGIYAGNSPLSGKLALRVNPENTPSGICTSSGTVGPSISFGNADAAIVVSQSAPLADAVATALGNLVKNPDDMESAIDFGKSIEGIKGILIIYGSRVAAWGSIELKN
- a CDS encoding homocysteine biosynthesis protein, translating into MKVKKSIEEINEKIKKGKAVVFTAEEVINLVDEKGAAAATEYVDVVTTGTFGPMCSSGVFLNVGHPKPRIKIQNAWLNSVPAYTGIAAVDLYLGATAIPDSDPANHFYPGKFPYGGGHVIEDLVAGKEIRLEATAYGTDCYPLKKIETKFRLSEINEATLYNPRNAYQNYNVAINSGQKTIYTYMGILKPNMGNANYSSAGQLSPLFNDPLLKVTGIGTRIFLGGGIGYVAWHGTQHNPSAGRAENGTPTSPAGTLALIGDLKQMQQRWLRGLSYLGYGATLQVGIGIPIPILDEEIMNYCAVRDEDIFAPVVDYSHAYPNREAGNLGLVSYAQLKSGSITINGKSIPTASLSSYAGAREIAETLKSWITAGQFELTQPAALLPSVEAGITLKTMPQRDPEEQEDNQ
- a CDS encoding CehA/McbA family metallohydrolase — translated: MFNYPGSIHIHSRYSDGSGDMAEITQAAASAGLSYIIITDHETLEGLNEETIHQGVAVLVGVEINRLHNHYLVLNTEQLIESNENNPQQLIDAVRNAGGIGFIAHPFEKGSAYIEKGKAYPWINWPVFHFNGMEIWNYTSHWRGRHPSLIKTVYSFIFDRKGAMDSPPADILKLWDCYTTSGHKVVGIGSTDAHAFNYSIGFLRVKIFSYKYIFKTIKTYIILGRELSNNFVEAKKQILNALEAGNCYFAFDSLYPAKNFNYHAVTEQIKYLPGSTLAYDKDIILIVTSPLKRSVIRMIRDGKVINQSQSGEMVFQPTTPGVYRVEVFYKPLVGRPRPWIYANPFYLEPSSGATI
- a CDS encoding V-type ATP synthase subunit B — its product is MLKEYKTIVDVAGPLMLVENVEGIKYGELTEIELAGGEVRRGQVLEVDRDRALVQIFEGSTGLNIGSTKVRFLGKSIELPVSMDMLGRVFSGLGQPRDKGPRIIPEKRLDINGFPINPYARDYPSEFIQTGISAIDGMNTMVRGQKLPIFSGSGLPHSRLAAQIARQAKVLGGESNFAVVFAAMGITFEEADYFITDFRKTGAIERAILFINLADDPAIERIATPRMALTAAEYLAYEKDMHVLVILTDLTNYAEALREISAARKEVPGRRGYPGYLYTDLSSIYERAGRIQGRTGSITQLPILTMPENDITHPIPDLTGYITEGQIILSQELHRKGLYPPIDVLPSLSRLKDKGIGIGKTREDHADTMNQLYAAYARGKEVKELAAILGEAALSEADKKFSRFADEFEGRYVTQGEEEDRSIEETLNLGWELLAYLPRAELKRVRDEYLDKYLSDQEEV